A stretch of the Streptomyces sp. NBC_01428 genome encodes the following:
- a CDS encoding copper resistance CopC/CopD family protein, giving the protein MTPTIAPRFRTLLLLFLAVAGALLAGAAPASAHAALTGSDPQQGTVVAEAPTQISLTFSEQVSMNDSSLRVLDPKGKRVDTGGPSDLGGSTYGVKLHAGLPDGTFTVTYQVVSADSHPVAGAFTFSIGAPSQTSVAASGQDVGGGVVGFLYGAGRYFSYAGFILLVGGAAFVLGCWQRGSGVRPVQRLVVAGWLTLTVSTLALLLLRGSYVGSGKVGDIFDLNLLAQVLQTKPGAALVSRLLLLAAAALFIAVLFGAYAKRDEDARAAAEALAVATRKANGTKNGRGKGTRTKAAGAKSVGAKATGGKTAITKTPAPESAESAEETDGTDLTPDPATEAADLAAEKKDLTFGLAIGGVVVAAGLAASWAMAEHASTGIQAGIAMPVDVLHLLAVAVWLGGLTTLLVALFRAPAEEQIEAAAVHRFSRLAFGSVLVLVATGIYQSWRQVGSWAAFTDTTYGQLLLVKIGLVAVLVGVASISRRWTGGLAEAAPRAAEAARAEQRSARRTPATVPADSRRAAQLARQQAAVDTARAQRVRDADPNRTGLRRSVLAEAAVAVVLLAVTTALTTTEPGRTEEAVQQAKGAAAQRSGPLSLKIPFDTGGQDGKGTAEVTFEPARVGGNEMHVFVVRPNGKAFDVPEVKLALTLKAKDVGPLPVTPDRIATGHWSASDVQIPMAGDWKIAVTVRTSDIDQVTVNKNAQIG; this is encoded by the coding sequence GTGACACCGACCATCGCCCCCCGCTTCCGGACCCTCCTGCTGCTTTTCCTCGCCGTCGCCGGCGCACTCCTGGCGGGCGCCGCGCCCGCTTCCGCGCATGCCGCGCTGACCGGGAGCGATCCGCAGCAGGGGACGGTGGTCGCCGAGGCACCCACGCAGATCTCGCTCACCTTCTCCGAGCAGGTCTCGATGAACGACAGCTCACTGCGGGTCCTCGACCCCAAGGGCAAGCGGGTCGACACCGGCGGTCCGAGCGACCTGGGCGGCAGCACGTACGGCGTGAAGCTCCACGCGGGCCTGCCCGACGGCACGTTCACCGTGACCTACCAGGTGGTGTCTGCGGACAGCCACCCCGTCGCGGGCGCCTTCACCTTCTCCATCGGAGCTCCCTCGCAGACCTCCGTCGCCGCGTCGGGCCAGGACGTCGGGGGCGGAGTGGTGGGCTTCCTCTACGGAGCCGGCCGCTACTTCTCGTACGCCGGGTTCATCCTGCTCGTCGGTGGCGCCGCGTTCGTGCTGGGCTGCTGGCAGCGCGGCTCCGGGGTGCGGCCGGTGCAGCGCCTCGTGGTCGCCGGCTGGCTCACCCTGACGGTCTCCACGCTCGCCCTGCTGCTCCTGCGCGGTTCGTACGTCGGGTCCGGCAAGGTCGGCGACATCTTCGACCTGAATCTGCTCGCACAGGTGCTGCAGACCAAGCCTGGCGCCGCCCTGGTCTCACGGCTGCTGCTGCTCGCCGCGGCGGCCCTGTTCATCGCCGTGCTGTTCGGGGCGTACGCCAAGCGGGACGAGGACGCGCGCGCGGCCGCCGAGGCACTGGCCGTCGCCACCAGGAAGGCGAACGGCACCAAGAACGGCCGCGGCAAGGGAACGCGCACGAAGGCGGCCGGAGCGAAGTCCGTCGGCGCCAAGGCGACCGGCGGGAAGACGGCGATCACGAAGACGCCCGCCCCCGAGTCCGCCGAGTCCGCCGAGGAGACGGACGGGACGGACCTCACCCCCGATCCCGCCACGGAGGCGGCCGACCTGGCCGCCGAGAAGAAGGACCTCACCTTCGGACTCGCCATCGGCGGCGTGGTCGTGGCGGCGGGACTCGCCGCGAGCTGGGCCATGGCCGAGCACGCGTCCACCGGTATACAGGCGGGCATCGCCATGCCCGTCGACGTACTGCACCTGCTGGCCGTCGCCGTCTGGCTCGGCGGCCTGACGACCCTCCTGGTGGCCCTGTTCCGGGCACCGGCGGAGGAACAGATCGAGGCCGCGGCCGTCCACCGCTTCTCCCGCCTCGCGTTCGGGAGCGTCCTCGTCCTGGTGGCGACCGGCATCTACCAGTCGTGGCGGCAGGTCGGCTCCTGGGCGGCGTTCACCGACACGACGTACGGGCAGCTGCTGCTCGTCAAGATCGGTCTGGTGGCCGTGCTCGTGGGCGTCGCCTCGATCTCCCGGCGCTGGACGGGCGGGCTCGCGGAGGCGGCTCCCCGGGCCGCCGAGGCAGCGCGGGCGGAACAGCGGTCGGCGCGCAGGACGCCCGCCACCGTCCCCGCCGACTCCCGGCGGGCCGCCCAACTGGCCCGGCAGCAAGCCGCCGTGGACACCGCGCGCGCCCAGCGCGTCCGCGACGCCGATCCGAACCGCACCGGCCTGCGCCGCTCGGTCCTCGCCGAGGCGGCCGTCGCGGTCGTCCTGCTGGCGGTCACGACCGCGCTGACGACCACCGAGCCGGGACGCACCGAAGAGGCGGTCCAGCAGGCCAAGGGTGCCGCCGCCCAGCGGTCCGGCCCGCTGTCGCTGAAGATCCCCTTCGACACGGGCGGCCAGGACGGCAAGGGCACGGCCGAGGTCACCTTCGAGCCGGCCCGGGTCGGCGGCAACGAGATGCACGTCTTCGTGGTCCGCCCCAACGGGAAGGCCTTCGACGTGCCCGAGGTGAAGCTCGCCCTCACCCTCAAGGCGAAGGACGTCGGCCCGCTGCCCGTGACGCCCGACCGGATCGCCACGGGACACTGGTCGGCGAGCGATGTACAGATCCCCATGGCGGGCGACTGGAAGATCGCGGTGACCGTGCGCACCTCGGACATCGACCAGGTCACCGTGAACAAGAACGCGCAGATCGGCTGA
- a CDS encoding copper chaperone PCu(A)C, with translation MRRRPGRPARPLTLGALVIAAAVTLAGCGSGDGDSSGSLSSPGRPDLRITGAYMPAPSMATMAAGFFTVTNSGGADRLTSVTSDLSDDVTLHSTKDGAMEEEKYFAVPAHGTLDFASGGNHLMFAKLTHKPREGEKVALELHFATSGTVKVSMPVKSATYNPDSGH, from the coding sequence GTGAGGCGCCGTCCCGGCCGCCCGGCCCGGCCCCTCACGCTCGGCGCCCTGGTCATAGCCGCGGCGGTGACGCTCGCGGGCTGCGGCTCGGGCGACGGCGACTCCTCGGGTTCGCTGTCCTCCCCGGGCCGGCCCGACCTCAGGATCACCGGCGCCTACATGCCCGCCCCGAGCATGGCCACCATGGCGGCGGGGTTCTTCACCGTCACCAACTCCGGTGGTGCCGACCGGCTGACCTCGGTCACCAGCGACCTCTCGGACGACGTGACGCTCCACTCCACCAAGGACGGCGCGATGGAGGAGGAGAAGTACTTCGCCGTGCCCGCCCACGGCACCCTGGACTTCGCGAGCGGCGGCAACCACCTCATGTTCGCAAAGCTCACCCACAAGCCCCGGGAGGGCGAGAAGGTGGCTCTGGAACTGCACTTCGCCACGTCCGGCACGGTGAAGGTCTCCATGCCGGTGAAGTCCGCGACCTACAACCCCGACTCCGGGCACTGA
- a CDS encoding SCO family protein — protein MRKKTYAVAALFAAAALTLSACGSGDDSNKPVADVSVAADSGKAATVLDQPFEKPDLVLTDTNGKKFDLRAQTKGRPTLVYFGYTHCPDVCPLTMNNLAVAKKQLPKAEQDKLRVVFVTTDPDRDTPAALRTWLKGIDSDFIGLTGDFSTIQAGARTLGISIEPTSKDKNGKLVSVHGTQVIAFSPKTDGGYVLYGEDATVDDYTKDLPKIVEGKNP, from the coding sequence ATGCGCAAGAAGACGTACGCGGTGGCCGCCCTGTTCGCAGCCGCCGCTCTGACCCTCTCCGCCTGCGGCAGTGGTGACGACAGCAACAAGCCCGTCGCCGACGTGTCCGTCGCCGCCGACTCGGGCAAGGCCGCGACGGTCCTCGACCAGCCGTTCGAGAAGCCGGACCTCGTGCTCACCGACACGAACGGCAAGAAGTTCGACCTGCGCGCGCAGACCAAGGGCCGGCCCACGCTGGTCTACTTCGGCTACACGCACTGCCCCGACGTCTGCCCGCTGACGATGAACAACCTGGCCGTCGCCAAGAAGCAGCTGCCCAAGGCCGAGCAGGACAAGCTGCGCGTCGTGTTCGTCACCACCGACCCCGACCGCGACACCCCCGCCGCGCTCCGCACCTGGCTCAAGGGAATCGACTCCGACTTCATCGGCCTGACCGGTGACTTCTCCACCATCCAGGCCGGCGCCCGCACGCTGGGCATCTCCATCGAGCCGACCTCGAAGGACAAGAACGGCAAGCTCGTCTCCGTGCACGGCACCCAGGTCATCGCGTTCTCGCCGAAGACCGACGGAGGCTATGTGCTGTACGGCGAGGACGCCACGGTCGACGACTACACCAAGGACCTTCCCAAGATCGTCGAGGGGAAGAACCCGTGA
- a CDS encoding YcnI family copper-binding membrane protein, whose protein sequence is MKASRIAAVGTVAASAVLVLSAAPAFAHVSVSPDGAAAKGGYAVVNFKVPNERDDASTTKLEVNLPTDHPLASVMPQPVQGWNVQVTKSKLDKPVTLHGEKIDEAVTKVTWTADGKGIQPGFFQKFPLSVGALPEDTDQLVFKAIQTYDNKEVVRWIEPQKEGAEEPENPAPVLALSAATEDHHGSAGAEDASDTEKSDGAAKGTDQAAASADSSDTTARVLGVVGIVVGALGVAYGVFANRRRTNA, encoded by the coding sequence ATGAAGGCTTCTCGTATCGCCGCCGTCGGCACCGTCGCCGCCTCGGCCGTTCTCGTCCTGTCCGCCGCGCCCGCGTTCGCGCACGTCAGCGTCTCGCCCGACGGAGCGGCGGCCAAGGGCGGCTACGCCGTCGTGAACTTCAAGGTTCCGAACGAGCGCGACGACGCCTCGACCACCAAGCTCGAGGTGAACCTCCCGACGGACCACCCGCTCGCCTCGGTCATGCCGCAGCCGGTGCAGGGATGGAACGTCCAGGTCACCAAGTCCAAGCTGGACAAGCCGGTGACCCTGCACGGCGAGAAGATCGACGAAGCCGTCACCAAGGTCACCTGGACCGCCGACGGCAAGGGCATCCAGCCGGGCTTCTTCCAGAAGTTCCCGCTCTCCGTCGGCGCGCTGCCCGAGGACACCGACCAGCTCGTCTTCAAGGCGATCCAGACGTACGACAACAAGGAGGTCGTGCGCTGGATCGAGCCGCAGAAGGAGGGCGCCGAGGAGCCGGAGAACCCGGCGCCGGTGCTGGCCCTGTCGGCCGCGACCGAGGACCACCACGGCTCCGCCGGCGCCGAGGACGCCTCCGACACGGAGAAGTCCGACGGCGCCGCGAAGGGCACCGACCAGGCGGCCGCCTCCGCGGACAGCAGTGACACGACCGCGCGGGTTCTCGGCGTCGTGGGCATCGTCGTCGGCGCGCTGGGCGTGGCGTACGGCGTGTTCGCCAACCGTCGGCGTACGAACGCCTGA